A stretch of DNA from Streptomyces gobiensis:
TGGACCGCCATCCGAAGCTCGGCGTCTGTCTCGACACCTGCCACGCCTTCGCCGCCGGGCACGATCTGGCGGCGCCGGGCGGGACCAAGGCACTGCTGGACGAGCTGGTGACGGTCACCGGCGAGGGGCGGCTGAAGCTCATCCACGCCAATGACTCCAAGGATGTCGTCGGCGCCCACAAGGACCGTCACGAGAACATCGGCAGCGGCCATATCGGGGCCGAGCCCTTCCGTGAGCTCTTCCTCCACCCGGCTACCGAGGGGGTGCCCCTGGTGATCGAGACTCCGGGCGGCAAGGAGGGTCACACAGCGGACGTAGCCGGCCTGAAGTCGCTGCGCGACGTCTGACCGCGCGAGGTCTCACTGCGCGGCGGCGCTACAGCTCCGGGCCGTCGCCCGGCTCCTCCTGGTAGGAGTAGCGCTGCTCCCGCCAGGGATCCCCGATGTTGTGGTAGCCGCGCTCCTCCCAGAACCCCCGCCGGTCGGCCGTCATGTACTCCACGCCCCGGACCCACTTCGGCCCCTTCCAGGCGTACAGATGCGGCACCACCAGCCGCAGCGGAAAGCCATGCTCGGCCGTCAGCAGCTCACCGGCCCGGTGCGTGGCGAAGAGTGTCTGCTCGGCGGTGAAGTCCGACAACCGCAGGTTCGAGCTGAAGCCGTACTCGGCCCACACCATTACATGGGTGACCTCAGGCGCGGGAGGCGCCAACTCCAGGATCGTACGGGCCCGTACACCGCCCCATTCCACGCCCAGCATGCTGAACTTCGTCACACAGTGCAGATCGCCGGTCACGGTGTCATACGGAAGCGCGGAGAATTCCTCGTGCGTCCAGCAGTGCTTATCGCCGTCGGCGGTCGCCCCGAAGACCCGGAACTCCCAGCGCTCCGGCTTGAACCTGGGCACCGGCCCATAGTGCGTAACCGGCCACCCCCGCTGGAGCCGCTGCCCTGGTGGGAGCAGTGACTGCTCCGCTTCGCGGCTGTCCGGCTGACCCATGTCTCCATGGTGGCAGACCCAGGGGGGTGCTCCTGACCACACCCCCCGCGCTATTGAATATCCGGGCAAATTCGGTAAGCCTGCACTTACTGGACGCAGTTGCCGCGCAATGCGAAGATGCGGCGCACTACCTGTCGATCTTCGCTTGGAAGGAGCCCGCTCCCATGCAGGGCGACCCCGAGGTCATCGAATTCCTCAATGAGCAGCTGACCGCCGAGCTGACCGCGATCAACCAGTACTTCCTGCACGCGAAGATGCAGGAGAACTTCGGCTGGCCGAAGCTCGCGAAGTACACCCGGTCGGAGTCGTTCGATGAGATGAAGCACGCCGAAGTACTGACCGACCGGATCCTCTTCCTGGAGGGCCTGCCCAACTATCAGCGGCTCTTCCACGTCCGGGTGGGTCAGACGGTCACCGAGATGTTCCAGGCCGACCGCCAGATCGAGGTCGAGGCCATCGACCGGCTCAGGCGCGGTATCGAGGTCATGCGGGCCAAGGGTGACATCACCTCGGCCAATATCTTCGAGGACATCCTCGCTGACGAGGAGCACCATATCGACTACCTCGACACCCAGCTGGATCTGATCGAGAAGCTAGGGGAGCCGCTGTACATCGCGCAGCTCGTCGAGCAGCCAAGCTGATCAGGCCGCTTCTGCTACCTCGTCCCGGGTCTCCGCGAGAAGCGCGGGCACGCCCTTGTCCAGCAGCTCGCGCTTGGGGCAGCCGCCCCGGCCGAGCAGTCCCTGGATACGGCGGACACACGAACCGCAGTCCGTGCCCGCCTT
This window harbors:
- a CDS encoding sulfite oxidase-like oxidoreductase, which encodes MGQPDSREAEQSLLPPGQRLQRGWPVTHYGPVPRFKPERWEFRVFGATADGDKHCWTHEEFSALPYDTVTGDLHCVTKFSMLGVEWGGVRARTILELAPPAPEVTHVMVWAEYGFSSNLRLSDFTAEQTLFATHRAGELLTAEHGFPLRLVVPHLYAWKGPKWVRGVEYMTADRRGFWEERGYHNIGDPWREQRYSYQEEPGDGPEL
- the bfr gene encoding bacterioferritin — encoded protein: MQGDPEVIEFLNEQLTAELTAINQYFLHAKMQENFGWPKLAKYTRSESFDEMKHAEVLTDRILFLEGLPNYQRLFHVRVGQTVTEMFQADRQIEVEAIDRLRRGIEVMRAKGDITSANIFEDILADEEHHIDYLDTQLDLIEKLGEPLYIAQLVEQPS
- a CDS encoding (2Fe-2S)-binding protein; this encodes MNRVYVCSCFGITEQQVREHAEAGACTPRQIASASKAGTDCGSCVRRIQGLLGRGGCPKRELLDKGVPALLAETRDEVAEAA